One region of Camelina sativa cultivar DH55 chromosome 6, Cs, whole genome shotgun sequence genomic DNA includes:
- the LOC104791279 gene encoding uncharacterized protein LOC104791279 isoform X2 gives MEWATVQHLDLRHVGRGVSKPLQPHTAAFHPTQAVIAVAVGSHIMEFDALTGCKIASIDIGSPAVKMLYSPTSSNAVVAILEDCTIRSCDFETEQTCVLHSPEKRSEHISSNTEVHLAVTPLQPVVFFGFPKRMSVTVVGTVEGGRAPTKIKTDLKKPIVNIACHPRLPVLYVAYAEGLIRAYNIHTYAVHYTLQLDNTIKLIGASSFAFHPTLEWIFVGDRRGTLLAWDVSTERPNMIGITQVGSQPITSISWLPMLRVLVTVSKDGSLQVWKTRVIINPNRPSTQTNFFEPAAMESIDIPRILSQQGGEAVYPLPRIKTIEVHPKLNLAALIFANMAGNENTQNRAAQTREGRKQLFAVLQSARGSSASVLKEKLSSMGSSGILAEHQLQALLQEHHHKGQSQLTISDIARKAFLYSHFMEGHAKTAPISRLPLITVVDTKDQLKDIPVCQPFHLELNFFNKPNRVLHYPVRAFYIEGLNLMAHNLCSGTDNIYKKLYTSIPGNVEYHSKHIVYSRKRHVFLVVFEFSGATNEVVLYWENTGSQLPNSKGSTAKGCDAAFIGPNDDQFAILDEDKTGLSMYIFPKLTTIEENEKNLLSEEKQTKETNVSGIQGPQQFLFETEVDRVFSTPIESTLMFACNGTQIGLAKLFQGYRLSASDGHYISTQGEGRKSIKLKKHEIALQVQWQETPRGYVAGILTSQRVLMVSADFDILASSSTKYDRGLPSFRSLLWVGPALLFSTTTAVCLLGWDGKVRTILSISTPYAALVGALNDRLLLANPTDISPKQKKGIEIKSCLVGLLEPLLIGFSTMQQTFEQKVDLSEIMYQITTRFDSLRITPRSLNILARSTPVCGDLAVSLAQAGPQFNQVLRCAYAINALRFSTALSVLKDEFLRSRDYPKCPPTSLLFQRFRQLGYACIKYGQFDSAKETFEVIADYESMLDLFICHLNPSAMRRLAQKLEEESGDPELRRYCERILRVRSTGWTQGIFANFAAESMVPKGPEWGGGNWEIKTPTDMKSIPKWELAGEVMPYMKNEDGTIPSIVADHIGVYLGCVKGRVNVVEIKEDSLVSKPGGLSLLGKPVSDKPLALPAGESSSLMGLESLGKQNVADEQAKAAEEFKKTMYGAAGDGSSSDEEGVPKTKKLQIRIREKPTSTTVDVNKLKEAAKTFKLGDGLGLGMSRTKSISAGSQDLGQILSQPSSSTAATTAAPSSASAPVDPFAMGSWTQQPQPVSQPPPSGVAAPIPEDFFQNTIPSVEVAKTLPPPGTYLSKMDQAAIAAQGVSNQANNTPLPDIGLPDGGVPQQYPQQASQQPGAPFQTVGLPDGGVPQQYPGQTQGPNQVPVSTQPLDLSVLGVPNTGDSGKPPGQPQSPPASVRPGQVPRGAAAPICFKTGLAHLEQNQLPDALSCFDEAFLALAKDQSRGADIKAQATICAQYKIAVTLLREILRLQRVQGASALSAKDEMARLSRHLASLPLLAKHRINCIRTAIKRNMEVQNYGYSKQMLELLLSKAPASKQEELRGLVDLCVQRGTSNKSIDPLEDPSQLCSATLSRLSTIGYDVCDLCGAKFAALSSPGCIICGMGSIKRSDALAGPAPVSTPFG, from the exons ATGGAGTGGGCTACGGTGCAGCATCTGGATCTACGCCATGTTGGTCGCGGTGTGAGCAAGCCGCTACAACCTCATACGGCGGCGTTTCATCCGACTCAGGCTGTAATCGCTGTTGCCGTCGGTTCTCACATCATGG AATTTGATGCATTGACGGGGTGTAAGATCGCATCCATTGACATTGGATCTCCAGCTGTTAAAATGTTGTACAGTCCTACTAGCAGCAATGCTGTTGTTGCCATTCTTGAG GATTGTACTATTAGGTCATGTGATTTTGAGACGGAGCAGACTTGTGTCTTGCATTCACCGGAGAAGAGGAGTGAGCATATTTCCTCTAATACAGAAG TTCATCTTGCTGTTACGCCACTCCAACCTGTTGTGTTTTTTGGATTCCCGAAAAGAATGAGTGTCACAG TTGTTGGAACTGTTGAAGGTGGAAGAGCTCCAACAAAAATTAAGACAGACCTGAAGAAACCAATTGTGAACATTGCTTGTCACCCTCGACTTCCTGTCCTG TATGTAGCATATGCAGAGGGGTTGATACGTGCTTATAACATTCATACTTATGCTGTTCATTATACACTACAGC TTGATAATACTATTAAACTCATTGGCGCAAGTTCGTTTGCTTTTCACCCAACACTAGAATGGATTTTTGTTGGAGATAGGAGGGGTACACTTTTAGCATGGGATGTTTCAACTGAAAGACCTAACATGATTGGAAT AACTCAAGTGGGTTCGCAACCCATTACTTCTATTTCCTGGCTTCCTATGTTGCGTGTACTTGTCACTGTGTCCAAGGATGGATCTCTTCAAGTGTGGAAGACACGGGTTATAATCAATCCCAACAGGCCTTCAACACAAACAAACTTTTTTGAGCCTGCTG ctATGGAATCGATAGACATTCCTAGAATTCTCTCTCAACAGGGTGGGGAAGCTGTTTACCCTTTACCACGAATCAAAACTATAGAAGTTCACCCAAAGCTGAACTTAGCAGCTTTGATTTTTGCA AACATGGCGGGTAATGAAAACACTCAAAATCGAGCAGCTCAGACTAGGGAAGGAAGGAAGCAGCTCTTTGCAGTTCTGCAAAGTGCTAGGGGATCTTCAG CTTCTGTTCTAAAGGAAAAGCTTTCATCGATGGGTTCCTCTGGAATTTTAGCCGAGCATCAACTCCAAGCTCTGCTACAAGAGCATCATCACAAGGG CCAGAGTCAGCTAACAATTTCAGATATTGCACGGAAGGCGTTTTTGTACAGT CATTTTATGGAGGGCCATGCCAAAACTGCACCAATATCAAGGTTACCCCTTATTACCGTCGTGGATACAAAGGATCAACTTAAAGACATTCCTGTTTGCCAG CCATTTCATTTGGAGCTGAATTTCTTCAATAAGCCAAATAGAGTTCTACATTATCCTGTTAGAGCCTTTTATATCGAGGGCCTTAACCTCATGGCACACAATCTCTGTTCTGGAACGGACAACATCTACAAGAAGCTGTACACATCG attcCCGGAAATGTAGAATATCATTCGAAGCACATTGTTTACAGTCGTAAAAGGCACGTCTTTCTGGTTGTCTTTGAATTCAGTGGTGCTACGAATGAAGTTGTGCTTTACTGGGAAAATACAGGTTCTCAGCTGCCTAATAGCAAAGGAAGCACTGCTAAAG GTTGTGATGCTGCCTTTATTGGCCCAAATGACGATCAATTTGCAATTCTTGACGAGGATAAGACAGGACTGTCTATGTATATCTTCCCAAAACTTACCACaatagaagagaatgagaagaatcTATTATCTGAAGAGAAGCAAACCAAGGAGACGAATGTTTCTGGAATTCAGGGTCCACAACAATTCTTGTTTGAGACAGAAGTCGATCGTGTTTTTTCCACACCGATAG AGTCCACTCTGATGTTTGCTTGTAATGGAACCCAAATTGGGTTGGCAAAGTTGTTTCAGGGCTATCGTCTCTCAGCTTCAGATGGTCATTATATTTCAACACAAGGCGAGGGACGAAAGTCCATCAAGTTGAAGAAACATGAAATAGCTCTTCAG GTTCAATGGCAAGAAACACCTCGAGGATATGTCGCAGGGATATTAACAAGCCAAAGGGTGCTGATGGTGTCTGCAGATTTTGATATATTGGCAAGCAGTTCGACAAAATATGATAGAGGACTACCATCA TTTAGATCTCTTCTATGGGTTGGGCCTGCCTTACTCTTTTCTACAACAACTGCTGTGTGTTTGCTTGGCTGGGATGGCAAAGTTAGGACCATTCTTTCTATAAGTACACCGTATGCAG CCTTAGTTGGTGCCTTGAATGACCGCCTATTGCTTGCTAATCCCACTGATATAAGTCCGAAGCAGAAAAAGGGGATTGAAATCAAGAGCTGTCTTGTTGGGCTACTTGAACCGCTTTTAATCGGATTTTCTACAATGCAACAAACATTTGAACAGAAAGTAGACCTTTCTGAAATAATGTATCAAATAACAACAAG GTTTGATAGTTTGCGAATTACTCCAAGATCTCTTAATATTCTTGCCAGAAGCACTCCAGTATGTGGAGATCTCGCTGTATCACTAGCTCAAGCAGGCCCTCAATTCAACCAG GTATTGCGTTGTGCATATGCGATAAACGCTCTTCGGTTCTCCACGGCATTGTCGGTTTTAAAGGACGAGTTCTTGCGTTCTAGAGACTATCCAAAATGTCCTCCAACTTCTCTTTTGTTCCAGAGGTTCCGGCAGCTCGGATATGCCTGTATCAA ATATGGTCAATTTGATAGCGCAAAGGAAACTTTTGAAGTAATAGCCGACTACGAGAGCATGCTAGATCTTTTCATATGCCACCTCAACCCTAGTGCTATGCGTCGTCTTGCCCAGAAATTGGAAGAAGAAAGCGGAGATCCCGAGTTAAGACGATATTGTGAAAGGATTTTACGAGTACGGTCTACAGGATGGACCCAGGGAATTTTTGCTAATTTTGCAGCTGAGAGTATGGTTCCAAAAGGACCAGAATGGGGTGGTGGCAACTGGGAAATCAAGACTCCAACCGACATGAAGAGCATACCTAAGTGGGAGCTTGCTGGGGAAGTAATGCCATATATGAAGAACGAAGATGGAACCATCCCCTCAATAGTAGCTGATCATATTGGTGTATACTTGGGATGTGTCAAAGGTAGAGTTAATGTTGTGGAAATTAAAGAAGACAGCTTAGTTTCTAAACCTGGAGGGCTTAGTTTGTTGGGTAAACCTGTATCGGATAAACCTTTGGCACTTCCTGCTGGTGAATCCAGTTCGTTGATGGGTCTGGAATCCCTTGGAAAACAAAACGTAGCTGATGAACAGGCAAAGGCTGCTGAGGAATTCAAGAAAACAATGTATGGTGCTGCTGGTGATGGCAGCAGCAGTGACGAGGAAGGTGTGCCAAAAACTAAGAAGCTGCAAATTAGAATACGAGAAAAGCCAACATCCACCACTGTGGACGTCAATAAGCTTAAAGAAGCTGCTAAAACATTTAAACTCGGAGATGGGCTAGGCTTAGGAATGAGTAGAACAAAATCAATTAGTGCTGGATCCCAGGATTTGGGTCAGATATTAAGCCAGCCTTCTTCCTCAACAGCTGCAACTACAGCTGCTCCGAGTTCTGCATCTGCTCCTGTTGATCCTTTCGCGATGGGCTCATGGACACAGCAACCTCAACCAGTTTCTCAACCACCTCCATCTGGTGTAGCCGCGCCGATACCGGAAGACTTTTTCCAAAACACAATCCCATCTGTTGAGGTTGCCAAGACATTGCCTCCTCCTGGCACTTATCTTTCGAAAATGGACCAAGCTGCAATAGCTGCACAGGGTGTTTCAAATCAAGCAAATAATACTCCTCTGCCTGATATTGGTCTTCCCGATGGTGGCGTTCCTCAACAGTATCCTCAACAGGCAAGTCAACAACCGGGTGCTCCATTTCAGACTGTTGGACTTCCTGATGGTGGTGTTCCTCAACAGTATCCTGGTCAGACCCAGGGGCCAAACCAGGTTCCGGTTTCTACACAGCCTCTTGACCTGAGCGTTCTTGGAGTTCCAAATACCGGTGATTCTGGGAAGCCTCCTGGACAGCCTCAATCGCCTCCTGCATCAGTTCGTCCTGGACAG GTTCCACGTGGAGCTGCAGCTCCGATTTGTTTCAAGACTGGACTTGCCCATCTCGAACAAAACCAGCTTCCAGATGCACTTTCTTGCTTCGACGAAGCATTCTTGGCTCTGGCTAAAGATCAATCACGTGGAGCAGATATCAAAGCTCAAGCCACTATTTGTGCTCAATACAAGATAGCCGTAACTCTCCTTCGG GAAATCTTGAGGCTACAAAGAGTCCAAGGCGCGAGCGCATTAAGCGCAAAGGACGAAATGGCTAGACTTTCAAGGCATCTTGCTTCCCTGCCACTACTAGCAAAGCACCGCATAAACTGCATACGCACTGCAATCAAAAGAAACATGGAAGTCCAAAACTATGGCTACTCGAAGCAGATGCTGGAACTTCTTTTATCAAAGGCACCAGCGAGCAAGCAAGAAGAACTAAGAGGACTAGTCGATCTCTGTGTCCAGAGAGGCACATCGAACAAATCCATCGACCCTCTCGAAGATCCTTCTCAGTTATGCTCAGCTACGCTCAGCAGGTTATCAACTATTGGATACGATGTTTGTGATCTCTGTGGTGCAAAGTTTGCCGCTCTTTCGTCACCCGGTTGTATCATTTGTGGTATGGGAAGCATTAAACGGTCTGATGCACTCGCTGGACCGGCACCTGTATCCACACCGTTCGGCTAA
- the LOC104791279 gene encoding uncharacterized protein LOC104791279 isoform X1 yields MEWATVQHLDLRHVGRGVSKPLQPHTAAFHPTQAVIAVAVGSHIMEFDALTGCKIASIDIGSPAVKMLYSPTSSNAVVAILEDCTIRSCDFETEQTCVLHSPEKRSEHISSNTEVHLAVTPLQPVVFFGFPKRMSVTVVGTVEGGRAPTKIKTDLKKPIVNIACHPRLPVLYVAYAEGLIRAYNIHTYAVHYTLQLDNTIKLIGASSFAFHPTLEWIFVGDRRGTLLAWDVSTERPNMIGITQVGSQPITSISWLPMLRVLVTVSKDGSLQVWKTRVIINPNRPSTQTNFFEPAAMESIDIPRILSQQGGEAVYPLPRIKTIEVHPKLNLAALIFANMAGNENTQNRAAQTREGRKQLFAVLQSARGSSASVLKEKLSSMGSSGILAEHQLQALLQEHHHKGQSQLTISDIARKAFLYSHFMEGHAKTAPISRLPLITVVDTKDQLKDIPVCQPFHLELNFFNKPNRVLHYPVRAFYIEGLNLMAHNLCSGTDNIYKKLYTSIPGNVEYHSKHIVYSRKRHVFLVVFEFSGATNEVVLYWENTGSQLPNSKGSTAKGCDAAFIGPNDDQFAILDEDKTGLSMYIFPKLTTIEENEKNLLSEEKQTKETNVSGIQGPQQFLFETEVDRVFSTPIESTLMFACNGTQIGLAKLFQGYRLSASDGHYISTQGEGRKSIKLKKHEIALQVQWQETPRGYVAGILTSQRVLMVSADFDILASSSTKYDRGLPSFRSLLWVGPALLFSTTTAVCLLGWDGKVRTILSISTPYAALVGALNDRLLLANPTDISPKQKKGIEIKSCLVGLLEPLLIGFSTMQQTFEQKVDLSEIMYQITTRFDSLRITPRSLNILARSTPVCGDLAVSLAQAGPQFNQVLRCAYAINALRFSTALSVLKDEFLRSRDYPKCPPTSLLFQRFRQLGYACIKYGQFDSAKETFEVIADYESMLDLFICHLNPSAMRRLAQKLEEESGDPELRRYCERILRVRSTGWTQGIFANFAAESMVPKGPEWGGGNWEIKTPTDMKSIPKWELAGEVMPYMKNEDGTIPSIVADHIGVYLGCVKGRVNVVEIKEDSLVSKPGGLSLLGKPVSDKPLALPAGESSSLMGLESLGKQNVADEQAKAAEEFKKTMYGAAGDGSSSDEEGVPKTKKLQIRIREKPTSTTVDVNKLKEAAKTFKLGDGLGLGMSRTKSISAGSQDLGQILSQPSSSTAATTAAPSSASAPVDPFAMGSWTQQPQPVSQPPPSGVAAPIPEDFFQNTIPSVEVAKTLPPPGTYLSKMDQAAIAAQGVSNQANNTPLPDIGLPDGGVPQQYPQQASQQPGAPFQTVGLPDGGVPQQYPGQTQGPNQVPVSTQPLDLSVLGVPNTGDSGKPPGQPQSPPASVRPGQVPRGAAAPICFKTGLAHLEQNQLPDALSCFDEAFLALAKDQSRGADIKAQATICAQYKIAVTLLREILRLQRVQGASALSAKDEMARLSRHLASLPLLAKHRINCIRTAIKRNMEVQNYGYSKQMLELLLSKAPASKQEELRGLVDLCVQRGTSNKSIDPLEDPSQLCSATLSRLSTIGYDVCDLCGAKFAALSSPGCIICGMGSIKRSDALAGPAPVSTPFG; encoded by the exons ATGGAGTGGGCTACGGTGCAGCATCTGGATCTACGCCATGTTGGTCGCGGTGTGAGCAAGCCGCTACAACCTCATACGGCGGCGTTTCATCCGACTCAGGCTGTAATCGCTGTTGCCGTCGGTTCTCACATCATGG AATTTGATGCATTGACGGGGTGTAAGATCGCATCCATTGACATTGGATCTCCAGCTGTTAAAATGTTGTACAGTCCTACTAGCAGCAATGCTGTTGTTGCCATTCTTGAG GATTGTACTATTAGGTCATGTGATTTTGAGACGGAGCAGACTTGTGTCTTGCATTCACCGGAGAAGAGGAGTGAGCATATTTCCTCTAATACAGAAGTTCATCTTGCTGTTACGCCACTCCAACCTGTTGTGTTTTTTGGATTCCCGAAAAGAATGAGTGTCACAG TTGTTGGAACTGTTGAAGGTGGAAGAGCTCCAACAAAAATTAAGACAGACCTGAAGAAACCAATTGTGAACATTGCTTGTCACCCTCGACTTCCTGTCCTG TATGTAGCATATGCAGAGGGGTTGATACGTGCTTATAACATTCATACTTATGCTGTTCATTATACACTACAGC TTGATAATACTATTAAACTCATTGGCGCAAGTTCGTTTGCTTTTCACCCAACACTAGAATGGATTTTTGTTGGAGATAGGAGGGGTACACTTTTAGCATGGGATGTTTCAACTGAAAGACCTAACATGATTGGAAT AACTCAAGTGGGTTCGCAACCCATTACTTCTATTTCCTGGCTTCCTATGTTGCGTGTACTTGTCACTGTGTCCAAGGATGGATCTCTTCAAGTGTGGAAGACACGGGTTATAATCAATCCCAACAGGCCTTCAACACAAACAAACTTTTTTGAGCCTGCTG ctATGGAATCGATAGACATTCCTAGAATTCTCTCTCAACAGGGTGGGGAAGCTGTTTACCCTTTACCACGAATCAAAACTATAGAAGTTCACCCAAAGCTGAACTTAGCAGCTTTGATTTTTGCA AACATGGCGGGTAATGAAAACACTCAAAATCGAGCAGCTCAGACTAGGGAAGGAAGGAAGCAGCTCTTTGCAGTTCTGCAAAGTGCTAGGGGATCTTCAG CTTCTGTTCTAAAGGAAAAGCTTTCATCGATGGGTTCCTCTGGAATTTTAGCCGAGCATCAACTCCAAGCTCTGCTACAAGAGCATCATCACAAGGG CCAGAGTCAGCTAACAATTTCAGATATTGCACGGAAGGCGTTTTTGTACAGT CATTTTATGGAGGGCCATGCCAAAACTGCACCAATATCAAGGTTACCCCTTATTACCGTCGTGGATACAAAGGATCAACTTAAAGACATTCCTGTTTGCCAG CCATTTCATTTGGAGCTGAATTTCTTCAATAAGCCAAATAGAGTTCTACATTATCCTGTTAGAGCCTTTTATATCGAGGGCCTTAACCTCATGGCACACAATCTCTGTTCTGGAACGGACAACATCTACAAGAAGCTGTACACATCG attcCCGGAAATGTAGAATATCATTCGAAGCACATTGTTTACAGTCGTAAAAGGCACGTCTTTCTGGTTGTCTTTGAATTCAGTGGTGCTACGAATGAAGTTGTGCTTTACTGGGAAAATACAGGTTCTCAGCTGCCTAATAGCAAAGGAAGCACTGCTAAAG GTTGTGATGCTGCCTTTATTGGCCCAAATGACGATCAATTTGCAATTCTTGACGAGGATAAGACAGGACTGTCTATGTATATCTTCCCAAAACTTACCACaatagaagagaatgagaagaatcTATTATCTGAAGAGAAGCAAACCAAGGAGACGAATGTTTCTGGAATTCAGGGTCCACAACAATTCTTGTTTGAGACAGAAGTCGATCGTGTTTTTTCCACACCGATAG AGTCCACTCTGATGTTTGCTTGTAATGGAACCCAAATTGGGTTGGCAAAGTTGTTTCAGGGCTATCGTCTCTCAGCTTCAGATGGTCATTATATTTCAACACAAGGCGAGGGACGAAAGTCCATCAAGTTGAAGAAACATGAAATAGCTCTTCAG GTTCAATGGCAAGAAACACCTCGAGGATATGTCGCAGGGATATTAACAAGCCAAAGGGTGCTGATGGTGTCTGCAGATTTTGATATATTGGCAAGCAGTTCGACAAAATATGATAGAGGACTACCATCA TTTAGATCTCTTCTATGGGTTGGGCCTGCCTTACTCTTTTCTACAACAACTGCTGTGTGTTTGCTTGGCTGGGATGGCAAAGTTAGGACCATTCTTTCTATAAGTACACCGTATGCAG CCTTAGTTGGTGCCTTGAATGACCGCCTATTGCTTGCTAATCCCACTGATATAAGTCCGAAGCAGAAAAAGGGGATTGAAATCAAGAGCTGTCTTGTTGGGCTACTTGAACCGCTTTTAATCGGATTTTCTACAATGCAACAAACATTTGAACAGAAAGTAGACCTTTCTGAAATAATGTATCAAATAACAACAAG GTTTGATAGTTTGCGAATTACTCCAAGATCTCTTAATATTCTTGCCAGAAGCACTCCAGTATGTGGAGATCTCGCTGTATCACTAGCTCAAGCAGGCCCTCAATTCAACCAG GTATTGCGTTGTGCATATGCGATAAACGCTCTTCGGTTCTCCACGGCATTGTCGGTTTTAAAGGACGAGTTCTTGCGTTCTAGAGACTATCCAAAATGTCCTCCAACTTCTCTTTTGTTCCAGAGGTTCCGGCAGCTCGGATATGCCTGTATCAA ATATGGTCAATTTGATAGCGCAAAGGAAACTTTTGAAGTAATAGCCGACTACGAGAGCATGCTAGATCTTTTCATATGCCACCTCAACCCTAGTGCTATGCGTCGTCTTGCCCAGAAATTGGAAGAAGAAAGCGGAGATCCCGAGTTAAGACGATATTGTGAAAGGATTTTACGAGTACGGTCTACAGGATGGACCCAGGGAATTTTTGCTAATTTTGCAGCTGAGAGTATGGTTCCAAAAGGACCAGAATGGGGTGGTGGCAACTGGGAAATCAAGACTCCAACCGACATGAAGAGCATACCTAAGTGGGAGCTTGCTGGGGAAGTAATGCCATATATGAAGAACGAAGATGGAACCATCCCCTCAATAGTAGCTGATCATATTGGTGTATACTTGGGATGTGTCAAAGGTAGAGTTAATGTTGTGGAAATTAAAGAAGACAGCTTAGTTTCTAAACCTGGAGGGCTTAGTTTGTTGGGTAAACCTGTATCGGATAAACCTTTGGCACTTCCTGCTGGTGAATCCAGTTCGTTGATGGGTCTGGAATCCCTTGGAAAACAAAACGTAGCTGATGAACAGGCAAAGGCTGCTGAGGAATTCAAGAAAACAATGTATGGTGCTGCTGGTGATGGCAGCAGCAGTGACGAGGAAGGTGTGCCAAAAACTAAGAAGCTGCAAATTAGAATACGAGAAAAGCCAACATCCACCACTGTGGACGTCAATAAGCTTAAAGAAGCTGCTAAAACATTTAAACTCGGAGATGGGCTAGGCTTAGGAATGAGTAGAACAAAATCAATTAGTGCTGGATCCCAGGATTTGGGTCAGATATTAAGCCAGCCTTCTTCCTCAACAGCTGCAACTACAGCTGCTCCGAGTTCTGCATCTGCTCCTGTTGATCCTTTCGCGATGGGCTCATGGACACAGCAACCTCAACCAGTTTCTCAACCACCTCCATCTGGTGTAGCCGCGCCGATACCGGAAGACTTTTTCCAAAACACAATCCCATCTGTTGAGGTTGCCAAGACATTGCCTCCTCCTGGCACTTATCTTTCGAAAATGGACCAAGCTGCAATAGCTGCACAGGGTGTTTCAAATCAAGCAAATAATACTCCTCTGCCTGATATTGGTCTTCCCGATGGTGGCGTTCCTCAACAGTATCCTCAACAGGCAAGTCAACAACCGGGTGCTCCATTTCAGACTGTTGGACTTCCTGATGGTGGTGTTCCTCAACAGTATCCTGGTCAGACCCAGGGGCCAAACCAGGTTCCGGTTTCTACACAGCCTCTTGACCTGAGCGTTCTTGGAGTTCCAAATACCGGTGATTCTGGGAAGCCTCCTGGACAGCCTCAATCGCCTCCTGCATCAGTTCGTCCTGGACAG GTTCCACGTGGAGCTGCAGCTCCGATTTGTTTCAAGACTGGACTTGCCCATCTCGAACAAAACCAGCTTCCAGATGCACTTTCTTGCTTCGACGAAGCATTCTTGGCTCTGGCTAAAGATCAATCACGTGGAGCAGATATCAAAGCTCAAGCCACTATTTGTGCTCAATACAAGATAGCCGTAACTCTCCTTCGG GAAATCTTGAGGCTACAAAGAGTCCAAGGCGCGAGCGCATTAAGCGCAAAGGACGAAATGGCTAGACTTTCAAGGCATCTTGCTTCCCTGCCACTACTAGCAAAGCACCGCATAAACTGCATACGCACTGCAATCAAAAGAAACATGGAAGTCCAAAACTATGGCTACTCGAAGCAGATGCTGGAACTTCTTTTATCAAAGGCACCAGCGAGCAAGCAAGAAGAACTAAGAGGACTAGTCGATCTCTGTGTCCAGAGAGGCACATCGAACAAATCCATCGACCCTCTCGAAGATCCTTCTCAGTTATGCTCAGCTACGCTCAGCAGGTTATCAACTATTGGATACGATGTTTGTGATCTCTGTGGTGCAAAGTTTGCCGCTCTTTCGTCACCCGGTTGTATCATTTGTGGTATGGGAAGCATTAAACGGTCTGATGCACTCGCTGGACCGGCACCTGTATCCACACCGTTCGGCTAA